From the genome of Geoalkalibacter ferrihydriticus DSM 17813, one region includes:
- a CDS encoding mannose-1-phosphate guanylyltransferase/mannose-6-phosphate isomerase produces MIVPVILSGGAGTRLWPLSRELYPKQLLPLAGERTMLQDTALRLEGVAQLSAPLVVCNEAHRFMVAEQMRQAQRTPAAIILEPLGRNTAPAVAVAALQAMADGEDPLLLVLPADHVIERPEALRAAVEMGAPLAQEGRLITFGIVPTAPETGYGYIRAGQPLECSRQSSVVRCQLGISEATDNGPRTTDAAFAVAQFVEKPDLATARAYLASGEYFWNSGMFLFKASRFLEELERLAPEILRWCRAALDEAERDLDFIRLNADAFAACPGNSIDYAVMEKTDAAVVIPLAAGWNDVGSWSALWEIGARDADGNVRRGDVLVSDSRNCYLHAERRLIAAVGLEDMIVVETADAVLVARRDRVQEVKDIVAQLKAQDREEALLHRRVNRPWGSYEGLVQDGRFQVKRISVNPGASLSRQLHHHRAEHWVVVRGTARVTRGEETFILAENESTFIPLGVEHRLENPGKIPLEMIEVQSGSYLGEDDIVRFEDRYGR; encoded by the coding sequence GCCGCTGTCGCGCGAACTCTATCCCAAGCAGCTGCTGCCCCTGGCGGGCGAACGCACCATGCTGCAGGACACCGCCCTGCGTCTGGAGGGTGTGGCGCAATTGAGCGCGCCCCTGGTGGTGTGCAACGAGGCGCACCGTTTCATGGTGGCTGAGCAAATGCGCCAGGCGCAGCGTACCCCGGCGGCGATCATCCTCGAGCCCCTGGGGCGCAATACCGCCCCGGCGGTGGCGGTGGCGGCGCTGCAGGCCATGGCGGACGGCGAAGACCCGCTGCTGCTGGTATTGCCCGCCGATCATGTGATCGAGCGTCCCGAAGCCCTGCGCGCGGCGGTGGAGATGGGCGCGCCTCTGGCGCAGGAGGGTCGTCTGATCACCTTCGGCATCGTGCCAACGGCGCCGGAGACGGGGTATGGCTACATTCGAGCGGGTCAACCGCTCGAATGTAGCCGTCAGTCGTCCGTTGTCCGTTGTCAGTTGGGGATTTCTGAAGCCACGGACAACGGGCCACGGACAACGGACGCAGCCTTTGCCGTCGCCCAATTCGTCGAAAAGCCCGACTTGGCGACGGCGCGGGCTTATCTGGCCTCGGGGGAGTATTTCTGGAACAGCGGGATGTTTCTGTTCAAGGCCTCGCGTTTTCTGGAGGAATTGGAGCGGCTGGCGCCGGAGATTCTGCGCTGGTGTCGCGCGGCGCTGGATGAGGCGGAGCGGGATCTGGATTTCATACGTCTGAACGCCGATGCCTTTGCCGCCTGTCCGGGTAATTCCATCGACTATGCGGTGATGGAGAAGACCGACGCGGCAGTGGTGATTCCTCTGGCGGCGGGATGGAACGATGTGGGCTCCTGGTCGGCGTTGTGGGAGATCGGCGCGCGTGATGCCGACGGCAACGTGCGGCGCGGCGACGTCCTGGTGAGCGACAGCCGCAACTGCTACCTGCATGCCGAGCGCCGCCTGATCGCGGCGGTGGGGCTGGAAGATATGATCGTGGTGGAAACCGCCGACGCGGTGCTGGTGGCGCGCCGCGACCGGGTTCAGGAGGTCAAGGATATCGTCGCGCAACTCAAGGCCCAGGACCGCGAAGAAGCACTGCTGCATCGGCGTGTCAACCGCCCCTGGGGCAGCTACGAAGGGCTGGTGCAGGACGGCCGCTTTCAGGTCAAGCGCATCAGCGTCAACCCCGGCGCCAGCCTCTCGCGCCAGCTCCATCACCACCGCGCCGAGCACTGGGTGGTGGTGCGCGGCACCGCTCGCGTCACGCGCGGCGAAGAGACTTTCATCCTCGCCGAAAACGAATCGACCTTCATTCCCCTGGGTGTCGAGCACCGCCTGGAAAACCCCGGAAAGATTCCCCTGGAAATGATCGAAGTGCAAAGCGGCAGCTATCTCGGCGAAGACGATATCGTGCGCTTTGAGGATCGGTATGGCCGCTAG
- a CDS encoding phosphomannomutase/phosphoglucomutase codes for MNQPRTTDNGQRTSLPCFKAYDIRGRLPDELNEDVVYRIGRAYAQFLQPQKVVVGRDVRLSSASLCAALARGLTDGGADVVDIGLCGTEEIYFATFHGAMDGGIMVTASHNPMDYNGMKLVRAGARPISGDSGLHEIAALAAAADFAPAAIVGRVVAQDFKAAYVRHLLTYVDVAQLKPLKVVVNAGNGCAGPVLDLLEQQLPFEFIRVHHEPDGNFPNGIPNPLLPENRDATAAAVRAHGADLGLAWDGDFDRCFFFDEAGDFIEGYYIVGLLAESILQKHPGAPIIHDPRLTWNTIEMVEAAGGVPIQSKTGHAFIKERMRAEDAVYGGEMSAHHYFRDFAYCDSGMIPWLLVLEIMGQGGKPLSALVGERQARFPASGEINRRLDNPQAAVAAVETRYLDAALALDRTDGLSMEFADWRFNLRLSNTEPVLRLNVESRGDAGLMHARTEELLALIDTA; via the coding sequence ATGAATCAACCACGGACAACGGACAACGGACAACGGACGTCACTTCCCTGCTTTAAAGCCTACGACATTCGCGGGCGTTTGCCTGACGAGCTCAACGAGGACGTCGTCTACCGCATCGGGCGGGCTTATGCGCAGTTTCTTCAGCCGCAAAAGGTTGTGGTGGGGCGCGACGTGCGTTTGTCCAGTGCTTCGTTGTGCGCGGCATTGGCGCGCGGGCTGACGGATGGCGGCGCCGATGTGGTGGATATCGGGTTGTGCGGGACCGAGGAGATTTACTTTGCCACCTTTCATGGCGCGATGGATGGCGGCATCATGGTGACTGCCAGCCACAACCCCATGGATTACAACGGGATGAAGCTGGTGCGCGCCGGGGCGCGTCCCATCAGCGGCGACAGCGGCCTGCATGAGATCGCCGCGCTGGCGGCGGCGGCCGACTTTGCTCCGGCGGCGATTGTGGGGCGGGTGGTTGCACAAGATTTCAAGGCGGCTTACGTGCGCCATCTGCTGACTTATGTCGACGTCGCGCAGCTCAAACCTCTCAAGGTGGTGGTCAATGCCGGAAACGGCTGTGCCGGCCCGGTGCTTGATCTGCTTGAGCAGCAGCTGCCTTTTGAATTTATCCGCGTGCATCATGAGCCGGACGGAAACTTCCCCAACGGCATTCCCAATCCGCTGCTGCCCGAAAACCGCGACGCCACCGCCGCTGCGGTGCGCGCCCACGGCGCCGATCTGGGCCTGGCCTGGGACGGGGATTTCGATCGCTGCTTTTTCTTTGACGAGGCGGGCGATTTTATCGAAGGTTATTACATCGTCGGGCTGCTCGCCGAAAGCATTCTGCAGAAACATCCCGGCGCGCCCATCATCCATGATCCGCGCCTGACCTGGAACACCATCGAAATGGTGGAAGCGGCGGGCGGGGTTCCCATCCAGAGCAAAACCGGGCACGCCTTTATCAAGGAGCGCATGCGCGCCGAAGACGCAGTGTACGGCGGCGAGATGAGTGCGCATCATTATTTTCGCGACTTCGCCTATTGCGACAGCGGCATGATCCCCTGGCTGCTGGTGCTGGAAATCATGGGACAAGGCGGCAAGCCCCTGTCGGCCCTGGTGGGTGAGCGTCAGGCGCGTTTTCCGGCAAGCGGCGAAATCAATCGCAGGCTCGACAATCCACAAGCGGCAGTAGCGGCGGTGGAAACCCGCTACCTAGACGCGGCCCTGGCCCTCGACCGCACCGATGGATTGAGCATGGAATTTGCCGATTGGCGCTTCAATCTGCGCCTGTCCAACACCGAACCGGTGCTGCGTCTCAACGTGGAGAGCCGCGGTGACGCAGGGCTGATGCACGCCAGGACCGAAGAACTGCTGGCGCTCATCGACACCGCTTGA
- a CDS encoding S8 family peptidase produces the protein MSIFRVLDSILPALLATLLLTILPVSHSSAAEIAPGLRTALQHTSAEQRVDIILILDAAQEVPDFVRQRSVKTRASLARDLRARARGNEAPLVAFLQRRGITDLQSLWLIDGLAFRATPAQIAELQTLVEVRALHLDEFAEPPPVEPSFAHNSPGWNIARVGAPQLWEQGFTGAGQVVAIIDTGVDLSHPLLGSRWRGGANSWFDPFDGTVEPSDFVEGQGLAHGTAVAGVVAAGDGLGVAPGAQWIAARIFHPERQTRTSHIIAALQWALDPDGDPTTDDAPQAVNNSWGLTTQDSCNTVYRPAVQALKAAGIAVVFAAGNAGPDEATSESPANYSESYAVGATDSLNRIAPFSARGPSACDGGIYPDVTAPGVSIVTTDIGGEFVSASGTSFAAPHVAGVMLLLMEAFADATVAEIEEALRASAIDRGPAGPDNSFGHGLISASVAYEYLDFTPVPELLAPANSAVIAGSEVTLAWRQPPDSFGEPVANRVMVALDAEFSHPLEVVAAADALQPGLPGGGGGVLPAMVGLAMAGIACRRRLRLLPAVLVLGLLLSCSGGGGDGNSGDFLVESDNGLIFVVDEDVDPEIIEGEDPEQRTLTLTGLAGGATYYWKVTAENARGSLRESDVRSFALE, from the coding sequence ATGTCAATTTTTCGCGTTCTTGACTCGATTCTGCCTGCCCTGTTGGCGACTCTCCTGCTGACCATCCTTCCCGTCTCGCACTCCTCGGCAGCAGAAATCGCACCCGGCCTGCGTACCGCTTTGCAACATACCTCTGCGGAGCAGAGGGTGGATATCATCCTCATCCTTGACGCGGCGCAGGAGGTGCCGGATTTCGTCCGGCAGCGCAGTGTTAAGACGCGGGCGTCCCTGGCGCGCGACCTGCGCGCACGGGCCCGTGGGAATGAGGCGCCCCTGGTTGCCTTTCTGCAGCGTCGCGGCATCACTGATCTCCAATCCCTGTGGCTCATCGACGGCTTGGCTTTTCGCGCCACTCCCGCGCAAATTGCGGAACTGCAAACCCTGGTCGAAGTCAGAGCCTTGCATCTTGATGAGTTTGCCGAGCCGCCGCCCGTGGAGCCGAGCTTTGCGCACAATTCACCAGGCTGGAACATTGCCCGGGTGGGCGCGCCGCAACTCTGGGAGCAGGGTTTCACGGGTGCCGGGCAAGTGGTCGCCATCATCGACACGGGCGTTGATTTGAGCCATCCTCTGCTGGGTTCGCGCTGGCGCGGGGGAGCCAATAGCTGGTTCGATCCCTTTGACGGCACTGTGGAGCCGAGCGATTTTGTCGAAGGGCAAGGTCTCGCCCACGGCACGGCGGTTGCCGGGGTGGTGGCGGCTGGCGATGGTTTGGGTGTGGCTCCAGGGGCGCAATGGATCGCTGCGCGTATTTTTCATCCCGAACGTCAGACCCGCACTTCGCACATCATTGCGGCCCTGCAGTGGGCGCTTGATCCCGACGGCGACCCGACCACCGACGATGCGCCCCAGGCGGTCAACAACTCCTGGGGTCTCACCACGCAGGATTCCTGCAACACCGTTTATCGTCCCGCCGTTCAGGCACTCAAGGCGGCAGGCATCGCCGTGGTGTTCGCGGCCGGCAACGCGGGGCCGGACGAGGCGACCAGCGAAAGCCCGGCCAACTATTCCGAAAGCTATGCCGTTGGAGCTACCGACAGCCTCAATCGCATTGCCCCTTTCAGCGCGCGCGGTCCCTCGGCGTGCGACGGCGGCATCTATCCCGATGTGACGGCGCCGGGGGTCAGTATCGTCACCACCGACATCGGCGGCGAATTTGTTTCTGCTTCGGGAACGTCTTTCGCCGCGCCCCATGTCGCCGGGGTTATGCTGTTGCTCATGGAAGCCTTTGCCGACGCAACAGTGGCCGAGATCGAGGAAGCACTGCGGGCTTCGGCCATTGATCGGGGGCCGGCGGGACCGGATAACAGCTTTGGCCATGGGCTGATCAGTGCATCGGTCGCCTATGAGTATCTCGATTTCACGCCGGTGCCCGAACTTCTGGCGCCGGCCAATAGCGCGGTGATTGCGGGCAGCGAAGTGACTTTGGCCTGGCGGCAGCCGCCCGACAGTTTTGGAGAACCGGTGGCCAATCGGGTGATGGTGGCGTTGGACGCAGAGTTTTCTCACCCACTGGAAGTGGTGGCGGCCGCGGATGCCCTGCAGCCTGGCCTGCCGGGAGGCGGTGGTGGCGTGCTTCCGGCCATGGTGGGGCTGGCCATGGCCGGGATTGCCTGCCGGCGACGCCTGCGTCTGCTGCCGGCGGTGCTGGTGCTTGGGCTGTTACTCTCTTGCAGCGGCGGAGGCGGCGACGGCAACAGCGGAGATTTCCTTGTGGAGAGCGATAATGGCTTGATTTTTGTGGTTGATGAGGATGTCGATCCGGAAATCATCGAGGGCGAGGATCCGGAGCAGCGCACTCTGACTCTGACCGGATTGGCGGGCGGCGCTACCTACTATTGGAAAGTGACGGCGGAAAACGCCCGCGGCAGCCTGAGGGAAAGCGACGTGCGCTCTTTTGCCCTGGAGTGA